A stretch of DNA from Hydrogenophaga sp. SL48:
TGCCGGCGGTGCTGGCCTCGCTGCTGGTCATGGGCGGCGTGCTGTTCCCCATGGAGCGCAAGGGTCGGCTGCGCGTGGCCTTCCTGGTCTCCATCGGGCTGATCCTCGCGGTGCAGGTGGGCTTGTGGGCGGTGGCGGACGCGCAGCCGGGGCTGTGGACACTGGGTGGCCTGCTGTTTGTGTTCTTCATCGGCTTCAACATGATGGAAGCCAGCCAGCCCAGCCTGGTGTCCAAACTGGCGCCAGCGCACGCGCGCGGCGCGGCGCTGGGCGTTTACAACACGCTGCAGTCGGTGGGCTTTTTTGTCGGCGGCGCGGTGGGCGGCTGGCTGGCCCGCGCGCACGGTCCGAGCGGCCTGTTTGCCGCCTGCGCGGTGGCCTCGCTGGTCTGGCTGGTGGTGGCCTGGCCGATGCGGGCGCCAGCGCCTGCCGCGTCAGCGCGGCGCTGATCCGGCGGCCGGCGGGCTCTCCAGCGGCACATGCCCGCTGTGGGTGCCGTCCATGGGTGCCCCGCGCAGCGAACGCATCATCAGAATGGACATGGTGCTGTAGAGCGGCCGGCTGATCATGCGCGAGACCAGGCTGGAGAGCAGCGCACAGGTGATCAGGCTGAGCACCATGCTGTGGCCGTCGGTCATCTCCATCACGATGATCATGGCCGTGATCGGGGTCTGCGTCACCGCCGCCAGAAAGCCGCACATGCCCAGCGCGATGAGGGCTGGCGCGTGCGGCGAGTCGAACAGCCAGGCCACGTCGGCGCCCAGCCCCGCACCGATCGACAGGCTGGGGCCGAACATGCCGGCGGGCACCCCGGCCCAGGACGACAGCCACGACGCGATGAATTTCAGTCCGGTGAACACCAGCGGGCGGTGGTGTTCGCCACCGTCGGGCGCCAGCAGCGCGTGGGTGTTGTGGTGGCCCACGCCCACGGCATCGCCCTGGGTGATCACCGCGATCACCGCCACGACCAACCCGCACCCGGCCGCGAAGATCACCGGTCGTTTGCGCCGGTAGGCACAGAAGCGGTCGGGCAGGCCGGTGAACGAGGCCAGCAGCAGGCGCGACATCAACCCGCCGAGCAGGCCGCTGGCCACCGACACCACCAGCGCCGGCCCGATCAACACCCACCAGGACAGGTTCTCGGCCCGCACACGACCGAAGTACGAGAGGTTGCCGAAGGCCGAGACCGACACCAGGCCGCCCACCACGATGGCGGCCAGCATCAGGCCGCTGCTGCGATCCTGCAGGCGGCGCGACAGCTCCTCGATGGCGAACACGATGCCGCCCAGCGGCGTGTTGAAGGCGGCGGCGATGCCGACAGCGCCGCCCGCCACCAGCAGTTCGCGAGTGCTGATGTCGGTCTTGGGGGACAGCCAGCGTTTGGCGTGCAGCATCACGCCGGCGGCGATCTGCACGGAAGGGCCCTGCCGGCCGATCGACAGACCCGCCAGCAAGCCGCCCGAAACCGCCACGATCTTGACCATGGACAGCTTCAGCGAGACAAACCGGGAACGGCTGGCGATGGGGGTCTCTGGCGCCAGCGCCGTGAGCACCTGCGGCACGCCCGAGCCGGCCGTGCCCGGCGCCCAGCGCCGCACCGACCAGACGATCAGCGCGGTGAGCGCCGGTGTCCATAGCAGTGGCGCCCACCAGGCCGAACTGCGCAGGCCCTGGTAGAGGTCAAAGGCCGCGTCAGCCAGCAGCGTGAACACGACGATGGACAGGCCCGCGAGCACCGCGTAGACGATCACGATGGTCCGGTCCAGCCACTGCCGCCCGTCGCCGATCTCGTTGCGCACGTTCTGCAGGAAGTCCGGTTCGCCTTTCATCGGAGTGCAGTGTAGGGGCTGGTGAGTCCCAAAGACCATCGGCCGGCGGATGATTGGGCCGGAACGCCACTTGCGGCACAATGGTTGACCTTTTTGCGGCCCGGGTTCCCGGCGCCGCCCGCTTACTCCCCCCAGGGCACACACATGGCATCCGTCAATAAAGTCATCCTCGTCGGCAACTGCGGCCGCGACCCCGAAATCCGTTACC
This window harbors:
- a CDS encoding chloride channel protein, with product MKGEPDFLQNVRNEIGDGRQWLDRTIVIVYAVLAGLSIVVFTLLADAAFDLYQGLRSSAWWAPLLWTPALTALIVWSVRRWAPGTAGSGVPQVLTALAPETPIASRSRFVSLKLSMVKIVAVSGGLLAGLSIGRQGPSVQIAAGVMLHAKRWLSPKTDISTRELLVAGGAVGIAAAFNTPLGGIVFAIEELSRRLQDRSSGLMLAAIVVGGLVSVSAFGNLSYFGRVRAENLSWWVLIGPALVVSVASGLLGGLMSRLLLASFTGLPDRFCAYRRKRPVIFAAGCGLVVAVIAVITQGDAVGVGHHNTHALLAPDGGEHHRPLVFTGLKFIASWLSSWAGVPAGMFGPSLSIGAGLGADVAWLFDSPHAPALIALGMCGFLAAVTQTPITAMIIVMEMTDGHSMVLSLITCALLSSLVSRMISRPLYSTMSILMMRSLRGAPMDGTHSGHVPLESPPAAGSAPR